A window of Aricia agestis chromosome 3, ilAriAges1.1, whole genome shotgun sequence contains these coding sequences:
- the LOC121725722 gene encoding valacyclovir hydrolase codes for MLFRNIIFNSVKEQLHRSVYFSTAAIPKENKIKVGAHEINYVKVGKGPHTLLCTPGALGSIWTDFKMQVEGFDQDKCCVVAWDPPGYGKSRPPEREFPTDFYEKDADAAISFMKELNFPKFSLLGWSDGGIVGLILAAKYPNAINKLVVWGANSFILPHELEIYKNIRDVSKWSKKMREPMVELYGEEYFPKLWSNWIDGVIAVYNKNDGNICAEMLKNIKCPTFILHGEKDPMVDNVHVSHLHTHIEGARIHLYPDGKHNIHIKYAQDFNKRVQDFLLQP; via the exons ATGTTATTCAGGAACATCATATTTAATTCAGTAAAAGAACAACTGCATAGAAGTGTTTATTTCTCCACTGCCGCTATTCCAAag gaaaataagataaaagtaGGGGCACACGAAATCAACTATGTGAAGGTTGGCAAAGGACCACACACTCTGCTCTGTACTCCCGGCGCTCTTGGCTCAATATGGACTGACTTTAAGATGCAAGTGGAGGGATTCGATCAGGACAAATGCTGTGTAGTAGCTTGGGATCCTCCAGGGTACGGAAAAAGTAGGCCACCAGAAAGAGAATTCCCTACTGACTTCTATGAAAAAGATGCAGATGCTGCGATTTCTTTTATGAAA GAGCTCAATTTTCCAAAGTTTTCTCTTTTGGGTTGGAGTGATGGTGGAATTGTGGGTCTGATTCTCGCAGCAAAATATCCAAATGCTATAAACAAACTAGTAGTGTGGGGAGCCAACTCTTTTATACTGCCACATGAGCTAGAAATatacaaaa ATATAAGAGATGTAAGTAAATGGTCAAAGAAAATGCGAGAACCAATGGTAGAGTTGTATGGGGAAGAATACTTCCCAAAGCTGTGGTCAAACTGGATTGATGGAGTAATAGCTGTATACAACAAGAATGATGGTAACATTTGTGCGGAGATGCTGAAGAATATCAAATGCCCAACATTCATACTGCATGGTGAAAAAGACCCCATGGTGGATAATGTGCATGTGTCACACTTGCATACCCATATTGAGGGAGCCAg gattcACCTCTATCCAGATGGAAAACACAATATCCACATAAAATATGCGCAAGATTTTAACAAAAGAGTGCAAGACTTCTTGCTGCAGCCATAA